From the genome of Sphingobacterium kitahiroshimense, one region includes:
- a CDS encoding RNA polymerase sigma factor, with amino-acid sequence MKYTSEKELLEDFSEGKEEACAYIYHRYFARICLFASSFVYESKESEDIAEESFIRLWQSKRNYESMQHLKAALYQTARRLGLNYQASRQRRFNRVDTYIHLQDQNQSNQLQEIVYTETMAELYHALNKLPPKAREIVELTYLEGHSNQEVADLLNINIQTVKNQKLRALSLLRKLLSRDSFHYLMSIVFFSSKI; translated from the coding sequence ATGAAATATACAAGCGAAAAAGAATTGCTTGAAGACTTCTCTGAAGGAAAAGAAGAAGCATGTGCGTATATATACCATCGCTATTTTGCTCGTATCTGTTTGTTTGCATCAAGTTTTGTTTATGAGTCTAAAGAATCGGAAGATATAGCAGAGGAAAGTTTTATCCGACTATGGCAAAGTAAACGCAATTATGAAAGTATGCAGCATCTCAAAGCCGCCTTATATCAAACTGCACGTCGTTTGGGACTAAATTATCAAGCTTCTCGGCAAAGAAGATTTAATCGGGTGGATACTTATATCCATCTTCAGGATCAAAATCAATCGAATCAACTTCAGGAAATCGTGTATACAGAAACGATGGCAGAGCTGTATCATGCTCTTAATAAACTTCCTCCTAAAGCACGTGAGATCGTGGAGCTTACGTATTTAGAAGGTCATAGCAATCAGGAAGTGGCCGACTTGTTAAATATTAACATTCAAACTGTAAAGAATCAGAAACTGCGCGCCTTAAGCTTATTGCGAAAGCTATTAAGCCGCGATTCTTTTCATTACCTGATGTCCATCGTATTCTTTTCTTCAAAAATTTAA
- a CDS encoding IPT/TIG domain-containing protein, with product MKRIIYLLVVTIITLGSCTKTENKVEAVDTKPINLEAPIVDGISKEGATLSCRILSLNNESVQDYGVLIYKMESGNLKKEQEISVGKDVKIGKLNYSFLPKGGLKSYETYAIAFYIQTEKGFYRSIPTTIHWNNIAIQAVDQKNVTSGEKIIVNGNFEGIDESYFVLNSGNQSSVSYQISSDKKSLTFDIPKTTVPHGTTMEFYLQNKTNNSSLPGYESYLLARVKIVGTIDPITVTQIYLGTPIKLTGKNLPNMYDSPADFQLIVNGIKVKYQNPLNLIDVEGLKGNNFKIGYTNGKEEIIFPIPVKLFTPNKDDISFATQVVHPKSTLQIKGLKFGQFFNYSQVTVLFDGKALPPSYDYNDEYLNVTVPDVANGFYSVGINSAFYDKLESKNKIEVRKLVLSNIDVQQAYVGDKITIKGSFIDGQQYGLALNDNGYFDVKADNGEVSFLVPDSKTGHTAIKIYYYGTNDQYYAGENLSFKIEKSSISSVSPLQAYPGDLITVKGNGLTQASFVYLGGKYVNVVNRTKDGFQFLAPSNFIQSKGRVTININEDIIQSDDYIEIK from the coding sequence ATGAAACGCATTATATATCTCTTAGTCGTAACAATAATCACGTTAGGTAGTTGTACCAAAACCGAAAATAAAGTAGAGGCTGTCGACACCAAACCTATAAATTTAGAAGCACCTATAGTTGACGGAATATCCAAGGAAGGAGCCACACTTTCGTGCCGTATCCTTTCTCTCAACAATGAGTCTGTCCAAGACTATGGAGTTCTGATCTATAAGATGGAAAGTGGAAATTTGAAAAAAGAGCAAGAGATATCGGTCGGTAAAGACGTAAAAATTGGAAAACTTAATTACTCCTTTCTTCCGAAGGGAGGATTAAAGAGTTATGAAACCTATGCTATTGCTTTTTATATACAAACCGAAAAAGGATTTTATAGATCAATTCCCACTACAATCCACTGGAATAATATCGCTATACAAGCTGTTGATCAAAAAAATGTCACATCGGGTGAAAAAATTATTGTTAACGGAAATTTTGAAGGCATCGACGAATCATATTTCGTCCTCAATTCTGGTAATCAATCAAGTGTTTCCTATCAAATAAGTTCAGATAAAAAAAGTTTAACCTTTGATATCCCTAAAACCACAGTACCACACGGGACTACAATGGAATTTTATCTGCAAAATAAAACAAATAATAGTTCTTTACCTGGGTATGAAAGCTATTTACTGGCACGCGTTAAAATAGTCGGTACTATTGATCCGATCACTGTCACTCAGATTTACTTAGGCACTCCGATCAAGCTTACAGGAAAAAATCTACCCAATATGTATGATTCGCCAGCAGACTTTCAATTGATTGTAAACGGAATAAAAGTAAAATATCAAAATCCATTAAACTTAATAGATGTGGAAGGGTTAAAGGGCAATAATTTTAAGATTGGTTATACTAATGGTAAAGAAGAGATCATATTCCCTATTCCCGTCAAGCTATTTACACCTAATAAAGACGATATCAGTTTTGCTACACAAGTAGTACATCCAAAGAGCACATTGCAGATTAAAGGTCTAAAATTTGGGCAATTCTTTAATTACAGTCAAGTGACAGTCCTATTCGACGGCAAAGCATTGCCACCTAGCTACGATTATAACGATGAGTATTTAAATGTTACCGTCCCTGATGTAGCAAACGGCTTTTATAGTGTTGGTATCAACAGTGCCTTTTATGATAAACTAGAAAGCAAAAATAAGATTGAAGTTCGAAAACTTGTGTTATCAAATATAGATGTGCAGCAAGCTTACGTTGGCGATAAAATTACGATCAAAGGTTCCTTTATTGATGGTCAACAATATGGTTTGGCATTAAATGACAATGGATATTTTGATGTGAAAGCCGATAATGGAGAAGTAAGCTTCCTGGTTCCAGATAGTAAGACTGGCCATACCGCTATTAAAATATATTACTATGGAACCAATGATCAATATTATGCCGGAGAAAATCTTTCTTTCAAAATAGAAAAAAGTAGCATCAGCAGCGTAAGTCCACTGCAAGCATACCCTGGCGACCTGATTACCGTAAAAGGAAATGGATTGACACAGGCTAGTTTTGTTTATTTAGGTGGAAAGTATGTTAATGTTGTAAATAGAACCAAAGATGGATTTCAATTTTTAGCACCATCCAATTTTATCCAGTCTAAAGGACGTGTTACCATCAATATCAATGAGGATATTATCCAGTCGGACGACTATATTGAAATCAAGTAA
- a CDS encoding FecR family protein, translated as MNLTEEELLIRISTLIVQEMKGEQHAEDRLLIKKWLSESPENQAVYKRCFDQIMQKKAFESLQEFEKNRDFEKVRSKLFVRPVPQKAFQFKRLLPYVAAACLLIAFGSVWYYNQIGLKIPAENQLSQTDRLPAKNRAIVTFSDGRQFQLNERESEVFISNKGVHYDDGGEVAETQAAQFATIETPRGGIYDVILPDGTRVKLNAATTLRYPTVFATDKREVNVHGEAYFEVAKRKNQPFIVETANQQVSVLGTHFNVNTYGNKSDMRTTLLEGKVQVKELTSGKHIVLLPGYQSLVNKGKLTSRAVDVDQELAWVDGRFNFDGKSLFEVMDDLSRWYNVDVEYRGQMPDVEFFGGTYRTSKLSTILKILKDQNLHYHFTANGKLIIEKN; from the coding sequence ATGAACCTAACAGAAGAAGAATTATTGATTCGTATTAGCACCCTCATTGTTCAAGAAATGAAGGGTGAACAGCACGCTGAAGACCGTTTGCTTATAAAAAAATGGTTGAGTGAGTCTCCAGAGAATCAAGCGGTTTACAAACGTTGCTTTGATCAGATAATGCAAAAAAAGGCTTTTGAAAGTTTACAGGAATTTGAGAAAAATAGAGATTTTGAGAAAGTAAGATCAAAACTATTTGTAAGGCCTGTTCCTCAAAAAGCTTTTCAATTTAAACGTCTGCTACCGTATGTTGCCGCAGCATGTTTGCTTATTGCTTTTGGATCAGTTTGGTACTATAACCAGATTGGCTTAAAAATTCCTGCTGAAAACCAACTGTCACAGACAGATAGACTTCCTGCTAAAAACCGAGCTATAGTAACTTTTTCTGATGGACGCCAATTTCAGCTCAATGAGCGTGAAAGTGAAGTCTTTATCAGTAATAAAGGAGTTCATTATGATGATGGGGGGGAAGTGGCAGAGACACAAGCAGCTCAATTTGCCACAATTGAAACTCCTCGAGGAGGTATTTATGATGTTATTTTACCTGATGGTACACGTGTCAAATTAAATGCGGCAACGACACTTCGTTATCCTACCGTATTTGCAACGGATAAACGTGAGGTCAATGTGCATGGCGAAGCCTATTTTGAGGTTGCCAAGCGTAAAAATCAACCCTTTATCGTTGAAACTGCAAATCAGCAAGTTTCTGTCCTTGGTACTCATTTTAATGTGAATACCTATGGTAACAAGAGTGATATGAGAACAACACTGCTGGAGGGTAAAGTACAAGTAAAAGAATTAACTAGTGGAAAGCATATTGTTCTATTGCCAGGTTACCAGTCTCTTGTAAATAAAGGTAAGCTAACCAGCCGTGCTGTTGATGTGGATCAGGAACTGGCTTGGGTAGACGGCCGATTTAATTTTGACGGAAAGTCTCTCTTTGAAGTCATGGACGATTTGTCACGGTGGTATAATGTGGATGTTGAGTACAGGGGCCAGATGCCTGATGTCGAGTTTTTCGGTGGAACGTATCGCACCAGTAAACTGAGTACCATATTAAAGATCTTAAAAGACCAGAATTTACATTACCATTTTACAGCAAATGGAAAATTAATCATAGAAAAGAACTGA
- a CDS encoding SusC/RagA family TonB-linked outer membrane protein, translated as MKINSYSLKVTKPLSLFVVLLFFICQNLNAQTITYSGRDVALTEVLQAIKKQTNYEFMGAKKLLDRAKPITVKVEKVTLKVFLDQILKDQDMSYTIDSKTIFLEQLSHTTNQKTAPAVKKPSQREIKVTVRGKDQNPLNGVTVLHNGKPVTISDQNGQFFLGEAKGTLTMSMVGYRTYLLQLLDDKFDYSIRMEEEPNALEQVVVTGYQVIKKDSYTGTAVTKSGEELRQVNPQNVLQAMQVFDPSFKLLDNNLAGSNPNALPNINVRGSSSLPSGNNEVLRRDNITTSINMPAFIMDGFEVSVQKVLDLDMTRIESVTILKDAAATAIYGSRAANGVMVITTKAPKDGKLQLTYTHESNVNVPDLTGYKVLNAPDKLAYEKLAGLYDSDLQRQSQDVLDQLYYSKLANVLGGVDTYWLSQPVRTAVGQKHGLYIQGGAETFRYGVDLRYQTRPGVMKGSGRNQYSGGLNFSYNLRNKVRFQNELSVTIVNGTESPYGNFSDYVLMNPYYRMKDDNGNILQEIDVWTRVANSGSSQREHVLNPLYNATLSSFNKLGYTELLDNLSADLDLGNGLRLRGQVSLLKRLNNNDNFRSPLANDFFYYPTSQTDLKGSYTSYTNNELYWDANVRANWMRTIEKHNFNIVAGTNIRTESYDERSFTAVGFPNDRFTSVGFAKGYAENASPQSSLSASRLFGAFLSSNYSFDSRYLFDATLRIDGSSKFGANRRSAPFWSTGIGWNIHKESWFDNESISQLRVRTTIGLTGSVQFDPYMARTTYNYDKSNWYSSGLGSTVRNYGNENLTWQKTQNTDVGIDLGFWNDRLTFSPRYYHKITRDILADINLAPSTGFTSYKENLGDMENKGFELNANWIPIRNENWTLSLLANLVRNENKIIRISNALKSYNDRVDESQQGSDLMAVPLLRYKEGQSLDAIYAVPSLGIDPENGKEVFIKKDGSLTYDWDAKDIDVVAVATPKIEGFFGGTLRYKQFMMVAYFQTRVGGKTYNQTLVDRVENADPRYNVDSRVLEEKWKNPGDVSFYKSIQDLGQTRVSSRFIMPDRLLALQSLNISYDAGKAFTKKLALSSLRMGLVANDIFRWSSVKQERGINYPFARSISFTLQAGL; from the coding sequence ATGAAAATAAATTCTTACTCTTTAAAAGTGACAAAGCCATTGTCATTGTTTGTTGTGCTTCTATTTTTCATCTGTCAAAATTTGAATGCGCAAACCATTACCTATTCGGGTCGCGATGTGGCACTTACAGAAGTATTGCAGGCGATCAAGAAACAGACTAATTATGAGTTCATGGGTGCCAAAAAATTACTTGATAGGGCAAAGCCGATAACCGTGAAAGTCGAAAAGGTGACACTTAAGGTTTTTCTTGATCAGATTTTAAAGGATCAGGATATGAGCTATACGATTGATTCAAAAACAATATTCTTGGAACAACTATCGCATACTACCAATCAAAAAACTGCTCCGGCGGTTAAAAAACCTTCACAGCGAGAGATCAAAGTTACCGTAAGGGGTAAGGATCAAAATCCCTTAAACGGAGTAACGGTGCTTCACAATGGGAAACCAGTCACGATTTCAGATCAAAATGGACAATTTTTTCTGGGGGAAGCAAAGGGTACGCTGACCATGAGTATGGTGGGATATCGGACTTATTTATTGCAGTTATTGGATGATAAATTTGACTATTCTATTCGCATGGAGGAGGAGCCTAATGCACTTGAGCAAGTGGTCGTAACGGGGTATCAGGTCATCAAAAAAGATTCTTACACAGGTACTGCGGTTACCAAAAGCGGAGAAGAATTAAGACAGGTGAATCCTCAGAATGTGCTCCAAGCGATGCAAGTGTTCGATCCATCATTCAAGTTACTGGACAATAATTTAGCAGGATCTAATCCCAATGCGCTTCCCAATATCAATGTCAGAGGATCTTCTTCCTTGCCTTCTGGAAATAATGAGGTACTGCGACGTGATAATATTACGACCTCGATCAATATGCCTGCCTTTATTATGGATGGTTTTGAAGTTAGTGTTCAAAAAGTTTTGGATCTGGATATGACCCGTATTGAGAGTGTAACCATTTTAAAAGACGCTGCAGCAACAGCGATCTATGGATCACGTGCTGCAAATGGGGTAATGGTGATCACGACAAAAGCACCTAAAGATGGAAAGTTACAGCTGACTTATACGCATGAAAGCAATGTCAATGTTCCTGATCTGACCGGATATAAAGTCTTGAATGCGCCAGATAAATTAGCTTACGAAAAATTGGCAGGGCTCTATGATAGTGATTTACAACGACAGTCGCAAGATGTTCTTGATCAATTATATTATAGCAAATTAGCAAATGTATTGGGCGGAGTAGACACGTACTGGCTCTCTCAGCCTGTGCGAACTGCTGTTGGGCAAAAGCATGGACTGTACATCCAGGGAGGTGCAGAAACATTCAGATATGGCGTGGACCTTCGTTACCAGACACGACCTGGAGTCATGAAAGGGTCCGGTAGAAACCAATATTCTGGAGGTCTGAATTTCAGCTACAATCTTCGTAATAAAGTTCGCTTCCAAAATGAATTATCAGTGACCATCGTGAATGGTACGGAATCTCCATATGGTAATTTTTCAGATTATGTGCTGATGAACCCCTATTATCGGATGAAAGACGATAACGGTAATATTCTTCAGGAAATTGATGTTTGGACCAGGGTCGCCAACTCAGGGTCAAGCCAAAGGGAGCATGTATTGAACCCACTTTATAATGCTACTTTAAGTAGCTTCAACAAATTAGGCTATACCGAACTATTAGATAATCTATCTGCAGATCTAGATCTAGGCAATGGTTTGCGATTGCGTGGACAAGTAAGCTTACTGAAGAGACTAAACAATAATGACAACTTCCGTTCGCCTTTGGCCAATGATTTTTTTTATTATCCGACAAGTCAAACAGATTTAAAAGGTAGTTATACCAGTTATACGAATAATGAACTGTACTGGGATGCCAATGTGCGGGCGAACTGGATGCGGACAATCGAAAAACATAATTTCAATATTGTAGCGGGAACAAATATAAGAACGGAAAGTTATGATGAGCGTTCTTTTACAGCTGTAGGTTTTCCTAATGATCGTTTTACAAGTGTCGGTTTTGCAAAGGGGTATGCTGAAAATGCAAGTCCACAAAGCAGCTTAAGCGCTTCCAGGTTATTTGGTGCATTCTTGAGTTCAAACTATTCATTTGACAGTAGGTATCTTTTTGATGCCACCTTGCGGATCGATGGTTCATCTAAATTTGGAGCTAACAGGCGTTCTGCTCCATTTTGGTCAACGGGTATCGGCTGGAATATACATAAGGAATCCTGGTTCGATAATGAATCTATTAGCCAGTTACGTGTGCGGACAACGATCGGTCTGACAGGTTCTGTGCAGTTTGATCCCTACATGGCAAGAACTACTTACAATTATGATAAAAGTAACTGGTATTCATCGGGGTTAGGTAGTACAGTCCGGAATTATGGCAATGAGAATCTGACCTGGCAAAAGACCCAAAATACAGATGTTGGGATTGACTTAGGTTTCTGGAACGACCGCTTGACATTTTCTCCAAGATATTATCATAAGATAACACGGGATATTTTGGCGGACATCAACTTAGCACCTTCCACCGGATTTACATCCTATAAAGAAAATCTGGGTGATATGGAAAATAAAGGTTTTGAGCTTAATGCAAACTGGATACCTATCCGCAACGAAAACTGGACGCTTAGTTTGCTGGCTAATTTAGTTCGGAACGAAAATAAGATCATCCGGATTTCCAATGCACTGAAAAGTTATAACGATAGGGTGGATGAGTCACAGCAGGGAAGTGATCTGATGGCTGTGCCTTTGCTGAGATACAAGGAAGGACAATCGTTAGATGCCATTTATGCCGTGCCATCGCTTGGTATCGACCCTGAAAATGGAAAGGAAGTTTTCATTAAAAAAGATGGATCGTTGACCTATGACTGGGATGCGAAGGATATCGATGTAGTGGCTGTGGCCACTCCTAAAATAGAAGGTTTTTTCGGAGGAACGCTGCGTTATAAGCAATTTATGATGGTGGCTTATTTTCAAACACGGGTGGGCGGTAAAACTTATAATCAAACTTTGGTGGACCGGGTGGAAAATGCAGATCCAAGATATAATGTAGATAGCCGGGTGCTGGAAGAAAAATGGAAAAACCCGGGGGATGTGTCTTTCTATAAGAGTATTCAAGACCTTGGACAGACACGTGTCTCTTCGCGATTTATAATGCCAGATCGTTTACTTGCGCTTCAGTCACTCAATATTTCATATGATGCTGGAAAAGCTTTTACAAAAAAATTAGCACTGTCAAGCTTACGGATGGGGCTGGTTGCAAATGATATCTTTCGTTGGTCATCGGTCAAGCAAGAACGTGGGATAAATTATCCTTTCGCGCGGAGTATCTCTTTTACCCTTCAAGCGGGCTTATAA
- a CDS encoding TlpA family protein disulfide reductase, with product MRLHCLIVLTILMTFSAIVYGQDHVKVRINLRGIDKEKLIVHFDDGIVLDVLELDQADSSINIDKPVYTRYPTLNVTYDRKYDKNYFIDSNLSILNLFYDPKRKETPFYSEGNTHITAIYDTASNEIYRNLKREQEIELIKLNNLFTKHGSELRTNDSIKYELANTVKVINTKSLDYLTPYANDFFSFYYFKDQVLGLASLVENDSEYYSNLLAYYNNTFPDEFRNTKEGKKIAAQLQQKISPTRLKENEILPDIHFKDINRGAIKLKNSKENFVLLDFWASWCGPCLQQIPDITELRKQFSTDVLKIVSISIDRDSTSFINSVKEHKMDWIHSLDRGSLLSDSLGISSVPTLLLLNRHGKIVYYKNGGKLDVDRIRAIIREDSCNY from the coding sequence ATGAGATTACATTGCTTAATTGTTTTAACGATATTAATGACATTTTCTGCTATTGTGTATGGACAAGACCATGTTAAAGTCAGAATAAATCTCAGAGGTATTGACAAAGAGAAATTAATAGTGCATTTTGATGACGGTATTGTATTAGACGTACTTGAACTAGACCAAGCAGATTCTAGTATTAACATTGATAAACCTGTCTATACACGCTACCCTACATTAAATGTCACTTATGATCGTAAATATGATAAAAACTATTTCATAGATAGTAATCTCAGTATTTTGAATCTTTTTTATGATCCAAAGAGGAAAGAAACGCCATTTTATTCTGAAGGTAATACCCATATAACTGCTATTTATGATACGGCTTCAAATGAGATTTATCGTAATCTTAAAAGAGAGCAAGAAATAGAATTGATAAAACTGAATAATCTGTTTACAAAGCATGGTAGTGAGCTTCGCACGAATGATTCTATTAAATACGAACTTGCTAATACCGTGAAAGTCATCAACACTAAATCACTGGACTACCTAACACCATATGCCAATGACTTTTTTTCTTTTTACTATTTCAAAGATCAAGTACTTGGATTAGCTAGTTTAGTAGAAAATGATTCAGAATATTACAGTAACTTATTAGCGTATTACAATAATACATTTCCGGATGAATTTAGAAATACGAAGGAAGGGAAAAAAATCGCCGCTCAGTTACAGCAAAAAATATCACCTACACGTCTAAAAGAGAATGAAATTTTACCAGATATTCACTTTAAAGATATCAATCGCGGGGCAATTAAACTTAAAAACTCGAAAGAAAATTTTGTTTTGTTAGATTTTTGGGCAAGTTGGTGTGGACCTTGTTTACAACAGATACCAGATATCACGGAGCTGCGTAAGCAATTCTCCACAGATGTATTGAAGATAGTTAGCATTTCGATTGATAGAGATTCCACTAGTTTTATCAATAGTGTAAAGGAACATAAGATGGACTGGATACATAGTTTGGATAGAGGTAGTTTGTTGAGCGATTCACTAGGTATCAGCAGCGTTCCAACACTTTTGTTATTGAATCGACATGGTAAGATCGTTTACTATAAAAACGGAGGAAAACTTGATGTAGATAGAATTCGTGCAATTATTAGGGAGGATTCGTGCAATTATTAG
- a CDS encoding IPT/TIG domain-containing protein, giving the protein MKTAFYTKKYVFLFAPFFMAIILSITSSCKKENTTTIFDTRSIQIVNEGVSEISDDKIILNGIIENLNSETIIDHGFIIKEENQQTAGTTISLGNTPKIGPFQYTYIPHTKPELGNSFSYHFYLKTDKSYYKSGEYYFKVDGIKIIQSGTFAQATGDTVHIKGEFSKVDSKYSIDILDLNARQIPIVLNKEKTQLSFVMPATLGTHNKIVKATLNRYESTKFYSRPLINLRTLGRITAPTKLNYFLYEPVAFGGVNSYEVNNYDGSLRLIIGELQIPFSPNVNLSTLSNLKGSSFRIGYLNGRDSVIFPQQIAINRPTADLFQLTAKEAHPNTLIKLRFDDYTKYYYNLERPTLIFTDRGNSYTIPNSPHDYSEYYLGEIPEATYNVNLKHAIGSVQSSQQVNIKKLHWTLPTQSDYYPGDNITISGNFIDGNHYTLKLENSDYIYELPVVKDKLQFQIPSIAHGNTSWKIGYKQYDGSTYFTSDALKFNVLSPAFDSFSPSKGTVGEVIVMKGRAIKYAQHFFLGDIPIIPIISNNDEIMFQIPLSMSKGKIRLSIVTNGKTISPGYLEIY; this is encoded by the coding sequence ATGAAAACAGCATTTTATACAAAAAAATACGTTTTTTTGTTCGCACCTTTTTTTATGGCGATTATCCTATCCATAACATCAAGCTGCAAAAAAGAAAACACAACGACCATTTTCGATACCAGATCTATTCAAATCGTAAACGAAGGTGTCAGTGAAATTAGTGATGACAAGATCATACTAAACGGTATAATCGAAAATTTAAACAGTGAAACCATAATAGATCATGGATTTATCATTAAAGAAGAAAACCAACAGACTGCAGGAACAACCATAAGTCTTGGCAATACCCCAAAAATTGGCCCATTTCAATATACCTATATCCCACATACCAAACCCGAATTGGGCAATAGCTTCAGTTATCATTTTTATCTTAAAACAGACAAATCCTATTATAAATCAGGTGAATACTATTTTAAAGTCGATGGCATAAAGATAATTCAGTCGGGTACATTTGCACAAGCTACAGGCGATACCGTTCATATTAAAGGTGAGTTTTCAAAAGTTGATAGCAAATACAGTATAGATATTCTTGATCTCAATGCACGTCAGATTCCTATTGTATTAAATAAGGAAAAAACGCAATTATCATTTGTTATGCCTGCGACATTAGGGACACATAATAAAATTGTTAAGGCAACTCTTAATCGTTATGAATCAACAAAATTTTACAGCAGACCACTCATCAATCTACGCACATTAGGTCGTATTACCGCGCCCACAAAATTAAATTATTTTTTATATGAACCCGTTGCTTTTGGGGGAGTAAATTCTTATGAGGTTAATAATTATGACGGCAGCCTACGTTTGATCATAGGTGAACTGCAGATTCCCTTCAGTCCGAATGTCAATTTAAGTACCTTAAGTAATTTAAAAGGTAGCAGCTTTCGTATCGGGTATTTAAATGGCCGAGACTCTGTCATATTTCCACAACAGATAGCGATCAACAGACCAACTGCAGATCTTTTTCAATTGACAGCAAAAGAAGCGCACCCGAACACTTTGATCAAATTGCGATTTGATGATTACACCAAGTACTATTACAACTTAGAAAGACCCACGTTGATCTTTACGGATCGTGGTAACAGTTACACCATACCAAACAGTCCACATGATTATTCTGAATATTATCTCGGAGAGATTCCCGAAGCCACCTATAACGTTAACCTCAAACATGCAATAGGTTCCGTACAGTCTAGTCAACAAGTAAATATTAAAAAATTACATTGGACTCTCCCTACCCAATCCGATTATTATCCAGGAGACAATATTACGATTAGTGGAAATTTTATCGATGGCAATCATTATACGTTAAAATTAGAAAACAGCGATTATATTTATGAACTTCCTGTTGTAAAAGACAAATTGCAATTTCAGATCCCTTCAATTGCTCATGGGAATACAAGTTGGAAAATCGGATACAAACAATACGATGGCAGTACGTACTTTACAAGTGATGCTTTAAAGTTTAATGTATTATCACCTGCTTTTGATTCATTTTCTCCTTCTAAAGGAACTGTAGGAGAAGTCATCGTTATGAAAGGCAGAGCGATCAAGTATGCTCAACATTTCTTTTTAGGGGATATTCCAATCATTCCGATAATCTCCAACAATGATGAAATCATGTTTCAAATCCCACTCAGCATGTCAAAAGGAAAGATCAGATTATCAATCGTCACTAATGGAAAAACGATTTCTCCTGGTTATCTTGAAATTTACTAA